In Marinobacter sp. M3C, the genomic stretch GGAGCGAGCCCTGACGGTTGGTGATCGCGCCGCCAATGCGGTTTTGCGCGAAGAAGACGGTCGGTGGACCATTCAGGGCGACCCTACCGAAGGGGCACTACTGGTTGCTGCTCGAAAAGTCGGGCTGACGGAAGATCTTCTAGACACCCGTTATCAGCGGGTTGGCGAAATTCCGTTCTCCTCCGAACGCAAAATGATGTCAACACTGCACACCGACAGCCAGCAGCGAGAGTCAATTCAGGTATTTACCAAGGGTGCCCCCGATGTTCTGTTAGGCCGCTGCAACCGCGAACGGGTGGGGAGCAATGTTCGACCGTTAACGCCAGAGCGCCGTACCGACATCCTGCTGGCCAACGAAAACCTGGCGGCGGAAGCCCTGCGCACACTGGGTGTGGCGGCCCGTTTCATACCCGCAGCCGACTTCGAGCCAGACCGGGTAGATGAAGATCTTGAGCAGGATCTGGTGTTTGTAGGCCTGATCGGCATGATCGACCCGCCGCGGGAAGAAGCCAAAGAAGCCGTGGCCCAGGCACGACAAGCGGGTATCCGCCCGGTGATGATCACCGGCGACCACCCGGTTACCGCCGCTGTTATTGGTAAAGAGTTAGGCATTTGCACCAATGACCGGGCGCTCACGGGCGCGGAAATTGACGAGATGTCGGACGACGCACTGCACCGGGCCGTGCAAGAGATCTCGGTTTACGCTCGGGTTAATCCTGAACACAAACTGCGTATCGTCAAGGCGTTGCAGAAAGGTAAACACATAGTTGCGATGACCGGCGACGGTGTGAATGATGCACCGGCCCTGAAAGCCGCGGATATTGGTGTGGCCATGGGCATTACCGGCACCGACGTGTCGCGCCAGGCAGCGGATATCATTCTTGCAGACGACAACTTTGCCAGTATTGTTGCTGCGGTGGAGGAAGGCCGCGCTATTTTCGCCAACATCCGCAAATTTTTGCGTTATTTGCTGTCGTCCAACATCGGCGAAGTACTAACCATGTTTTTCGGCGTATTGCTGGCGGATGTGATTGGCCTGACCGCCGAGGGTGCCGGCCTGGCTCTGCCGTTGCTGGCCACCCAGATTCTGTGGATCAACATGGTCAGCGATGGCGCACCGGCCTTGGCGTTGGGGCTGGATCCGGGTGATGAAGCCGCCATGAGCAAGCCGCCAAGACCCCGTGAAGAAGGTGTGATTACACGGGGCATGTGGGCCGGGATTGTTTTTGTTGGTCTGATCACCGCAACCGGTACTCTGTTTGTGCTGGATGCATCGCTTCCCGGTGGTCTGGTGGCCGGCACGGGCAGCCTTGCCTATGGCCAAACCATGGCCTTTACCACCCTGGTGCTGTTCTCACTGTTTACCGTGTTTATTTCAAGGTCTGATGAACAAAGTGCCTTTCGCGGGCTGTTCTCTAATCTCTGGCTGTGGGCGGCGGTGGCCTTGTCATTATTGCTGCAACTGGCGGTTGTGTACGTGCCGTTTCTGCAAAAACCCTTCTCTACGGTCAACCTTAGCCTTGAGGACTGGCTGTTCTGTACCGCCGTGGCCAGCTCTGTGCTGTGGCTACGAGAGCTGAGCAAGCTGTTTGTCCGCCTGCGGAACAAAGCACCTGACCCAGCCACTGCACGCAGTTTATGATCCGCTTTGCCCTGAACGCAAAAAACCCCGGAAATCCGGGGTTTTCTGAAAGTAACAAGCCCGTGACACGAGCCCGTACCGTTTGGCTCCCTATTAAAGGAGCCTTAGAAAGGAGCCTTAGATCTTACCAACCAAATCCAGTGAAGGAGACAATGTCGCTTCGCCTTCCTGCCATTTGGCGGGGCAAACTTCGCCCGGGTGCTTGCGCACGTACTGAGCAGCCTTCACCCGACGCATCAGCTCAGACGCATCACGACCAACGCCTTCCGCAGTAATCTCGACGGCTTGGATTACGCCATCCGGATCGATCAGGAAAGTAGCACGGTCTGCCAGGCCTTGGCCTTCGCGCATCACACCAAAATTATTGGTGATGTTGCCGGCTTGGTCGCCAACCATGTAGTACTGAATCTTGTTGATGGTTTCAGAGCTGTCGTGCCAGGCTTTGTGAGTGAAGTGGGTGTCTGTGGATACAGAAAACACTTCAACGCCCATCTTTTGCAGTTCTTCATACTTGTCAGCTACGTCGCCCAGCTCGGTGGGACATACGAAAGTGAAGTCAGCCGGATAAAAGAAGAACACAGACCACTTGCCTTTTACGTCTGCTTCGGAAATCTCAACAAACTCGCCCCGTTTGAAAGCGGTTGCTTTAAACGGTTTAATTTCAGAATTAATGATACCCATAAAATATTGCCCTTTGCTTGCCAGATGATTAATGGATGGGCACCACTATAATGATGCTGCGCGCTTAACAAAAATTGATAATACCCAAACAAGAGATAGCTTGAAGCTATTGTTTACACTCCCGCCACCTCTGATAAGCAGCAACGGGTAGTCCGGGTATGTGGATGCTAACCCACACTATTTCAAGGCAGCGCTTGGAGCGCTGGCGCCGTTAACCGGCGTGGTTTCCAGCACCGTCAGCCGTACGTCCACCGTTACCTGCAATTTGCCAAGCGCAGCGGCGCGGGCCAGCCCCTCGGCTTTGGCGCGATAAAAGTGCGGGGTCATCGCCAACAGGTCCGCAATGGCGCCTTCGCCGACCAATGCAAGGCTGAAATTAATCGTCTGCCGCCCTATTGTCTGAAAGCCCGGAGGTGCTTCACTGGCGTTGGGTTTGTCAACCTCGGGCTTGAGTACCGGGTAAATGACTTTTCGCAATTCGCGCAAATGAGCCGGCCCCGCGTCGACAACTATTACCCGGCCGCCAGGGCGCAACACCCGCCGGAACTCCGGATACACCGGAAACCCGAACAGGCTCAAAATGCAGCCCAAAGACCCGTCAGCCAGCGGTATATTGGCGTTGCTGGCGACCAGCCATCGCGTTGTTTTTGACTGTTTTGCCGCAGCCAGCACCGCCGGTTTTGAAATATCCAGGCCTACCAGCGACAGCGGCTGTTCGTGTTTCTGGCCCGACGAGCAAGCATCAAGCTGGCGCAAATAATAGCCGTCGCCGCAACCCGCATCCAAACAGGCGAAAGGTTCTTCTATGCCTGGCTGAGTTTCAATGCCCTCGCCCTGCGTCTTAACTGCTTCCGCGACCGCTTGCACAACCGCTGCCGCTATCGGCTGATAGTGCCCTGCGTTTAAAAAACGCTGGCGCGCGGCCACCATTTCTTTGCTGTCGCCAGGCGCCAGTGACCGCTTGTTCTGCACCGGCAACAAGTGCACATAGCCCTGGCGGGCGTTATCGAAACTGTGCCCGTTGGCGCAGTGCCAACTGTTTTGCTGCATCAGCAGGGATTGTCCGTCTAACGGGCAAATAAGGTGGTTGAATGGCGTTATGGTCATAATAGGAGGGTATCGCTGGCAAATGTGCGGGGAGCGCCTTGGTCACGGCGTTGCTGGGCGCTATC encodes the following:
- a CDS encoding cation-translocating P-type ATPase translates to MGSERVLKKSQAAYQLSPDAIVSALETSAQQGLSGEKAKARLGRNGANELTAARPVPGWRKVLAQFTDTLVILLLLAAAISLGLWLFERDSALPYEAIAILAIVLFNAAMGYVQQARAEHAVAELQRMSAARARVIRNGEQQSIAAAELVTGDIVLVEEGDTIPADGRLIQSVALQTSEASLTGESLPASKDPETIVGDAPIGDRQNMIFSGTTVTYGRGTAVITATGMNSQMGQIAGMLEQAPAETTPLQQDLAKVGRMLGLVVIVIAVVMIFTIILVEHVSGFSAIFDVLILGVALAVAAVPEGLPAIVTAVLALGVQRMAGRHAIVRHLAAVETLGAASVIASDKTGTLTRNEMTVRAIVTASGRVTLSGTGYEPNGEITVHSTATDSGENTISEPLRLELERALTVGDRAANAVLREEDGRWTIQGDPTEGALLVAARKVGLTEDLLDTRYQRVGEIPFSSERKMMSTLHTDSQQRESIQVFTKGAPDVLLGRCNRERVGSNVRPLTPERRTDILLANENLAAEALRTLGVAARFIPAADFEPDRVDEDLEQDLVFVGLIGMIDPPREEAKEAVAQARQAGIRPVMITGDHPVTAAVIGKELGICTNDRALTGAEIDEMSDDALHRAVQEISVYARVNPEHKLRIVKALQKGKHIVAMTGDGVNDAPALKAADIGVAMGITGTDVSRQAADIILADDNFASIVAAVEEGRAIFANIRKFLRYLLSSNIGEVLTMFFGVLLADVIGLTAEGAGLALPLLATQILWINMVSDGAPALALGLDPGDEAAMSKPPRPREEGVITRGMWAGIVFVGLITATGTLFVLDASLPGGLVAGTGSLAYGQTMAFTTLVLFSLFTVFISRSDEQSAFRGLFSNLWLWAAVALSLLLQLAVVYVPFLQKPFSTVNLSLEDWLFCTAVASSVLWLRELSKLFVRLRNKAPDPATARSL
- the ahpC gene encoding alkyl hydroperoxide reductase subunit C; translated protein: MGIINSEIKPFKATAFKRGEFVEISEADVKGKWSVFFFYPADFTFVCPTELGDVADKYEELQKMGVEVFSVSTDTHFTHKAWHDSSETINKIQYYMVGDQAGNITNNFGVMREGQGLADRATFLIDPDGVIQAVEITAEGVGRDASELMRRVKAAQYVRKHPGEVCPAKWQEGEATLSPSLDLVGKI
- a CDS encoding putative RNA methyltransferase → MTITPFNHLICPLDGQSLLMQQNSWHCANGHSFDNARQGYVHLLPVQNKRSLAPGDSKEMVAARQRFLNAGHYQPIAAAVVQAVAEAVKTQGEGIETQPGIEEPFACLDAGCGDGYYLRQLDACSSGQKHEQPLSLVGLDISKPAVLAAAKQSKTTRWLVASNANIPLADGSLGCILSLFGFPVYPEFRRVLRPGGRVIVVDAGPAHLRELRKVIYPVLKPEVDKPNASEAPPGFQTIGRQTINFSLALVGEGAIADLLAMTPHFYRAKAEGLARAAALGKLQVTVDVRLTVLETTPVNGASAPSAALK